A genomic region of Metopolophium dirhodum isolate CAU chromosome 1, ASM1992520v1, whole genome shotgun sequence contains the following coding sequences:
- the LOC132935889 gene encoding uncharacterized protein LOC132935889 yields the protein MSSIEDIFVNGMLTPQIVVPIIGDGACLFRSISFYLFNTQERCQEIRNKIVSYVSDNWNNFITMSYNSNGDNFSTAEAYVREMVNPTVYGGYCELVAAGNIFPFLFQIYYNHNLYAKFGVDTFPKLSGLAYNPTIDYKNNIGSMNQKCNFCNALKWKGEIPGMCCNIGKTQLDPLQPPPEPLRSLLEGDHPDHDHFINRTRKYNSCFQMTSFGAKQIVEEGFMPTFKVQGQVYHLYGSLIPNTQENPQFLQIYFVGEDEKEVQLRCSLYPEVKQALVKQLQNMLHTENKYIRELKTTIDNASQNNTNFQVVIHADRKSANGHKGCYNAATCNEVALVIVGQQFEKRDIIIQSHDNRLQRISELHRSYDALQYPLMFCYGEDGYSIDISQKDATTKLITDKTVSAANFYSYKIMVRKEQDNHLLRYGPLFNQYLVDMYAKIETERLNFIRNHQNKLRADKYIHLKDTVGRQDVDADQLGKLVVLPSSFTGGPRYMHERSQDALTYVRHYGSSDLFVTFTCNPKWQEIQEALLRGQKHYHRPDIIARVFNRKVKELIDLFKKGDLFGKVRYHIYSVEWQKRGLPHVHILLWLENQITSDMIDKFVCAEIPNPDVDPLLYEIVKANMIHGPCGLLNKNSPCMKGGVCSKRYPVTLIQETQRGEDGYPKYRRRSTNDGGFKK from the exons atgtcatcgaTTGAAGACATTTTTGTCAATGGAATGTTGACACCTCAAATAGTTGTACCAATTATCGGTGATGGTGCCTGCCTTTTCCGttcaatatcattttatttgtttaacacTCAAGAAAGATGTCAGGAGATccgaaataaaattgtttcgtaTGTGTCTGATAATtggaataattttattactatgtCTTACAATTCAAATGGTGACAACTTTTCCACTGCTGAGGCTTATGTTCGTGAAATGGTCAATCCTACTGTCTACGGTGGTTATTGCGAATTGGTTGCAGCTGGAAATATTTTcccatttttatttcaaatttattataatcataatcttTATGCTAAATTTGGTGTAGATACATTCCCA aaattatctGGTCTAGCATATAATCCcactattgattataaaaataacattggtAGTATGaaccaaaaatgtaatttttgtaacgCTCTCAAGTGGAAAGGCGAAATTCCTGGTATGTGCTGTAATATAGGTAAAACACAACTCGATCCCTTACAGCCGCCCCCAGAACCATTACGCAGTTTACTTGAGGGAGACCATCCTGATCATGATCACTTCATTAATCGTACTAGgaaatataatagttgttttCAAATGACTTCGTTTGGTGCTAAACAGATTGTTGAAGAAGGTTTTATGCCAACATTTAAAGTGCAAGGCCAAGTCTACCATTTGTACGGCAGTTTGATTCCAAATACTCAGGAAAACccacaatttttacaaatatattttgttggcgAAGATGAAAAAGAAGTTCAACTTAGATGCTCTCTTTATCCAGAAGTTAAACAAGCATTAGTCAAACAGCTACAAAATATGCTGCATACTGAAAATAAGTATATTCGAGAGTTAAAAACCACAATAGATAATGCAAgtcaaaataatactaattttcaGGTGGTTATTCACGCTGATAGAAAATCTGCTAATGGACACAAAGGCTGTTATAATGCTGCAACATGTAATGAAGTAGCTTTAGTTATAGTTGGGCAGCAGTTTGAaaaacgtgatattattattcaaagccACGATAATCGATTACAACGGATAAGTGAATTACACAGATCCTACGACGCACTTCAATACCCTCTAATGTTTTGTTATGGAGAAGATGGATACTCAATAGATATTTCTCAGAAGGATGCAACTACAAAATTAATTACAGATAAAACTGTATCTGCTgccaatttttattcatataaaattatggtAAGGAAAGAACAAGATAATCATTTGCTTCGTTATGGTCCATTGTTCAACCAATATTTAGTAGATATGTACGCAAAAATAGAGACTGAAAGATTAAATTTCATTAGAAATCATCAAAATAAGCTTAGAGcagataaatatattcatttaaaagatACCGTTGGAAGACAAGATGTTGACGCAGATCAACTTGGAAAATTAGTTGTATTGCCATCATCTTTTACAGGAGGCCCACGATATATGCATGAACGATCCCAAGATGCACTGACGTACGTTCGACACTATGGCAGCTCAGATTTATTCGTAACTTTTACGTGTAATCCAAAATGGCAAGAAATCCAAGAAGCACTTTTACGAGGACAAAAACATTACCATCGCCCAGACATCATTGCAAGAGTATTTAATCGAAAAGTTAAGGAGTTAATAGATCTGTTCAAAAAAGGAGATTTGTTTGGGAAAGTGAGGTACCATATATATTCAGTTGAATGGCAGAAACGAGGCCTACCTCACGTACACATATTACTATGGTTGGAGAATCAAATTACATCAGATATGATAGATAAATTCGTGTGTGCTGAGATTCCGAATCCAGATGTAGATCCTTTACTGTACGAGATAGTAAAGGCTAACATGATACATGGACCATGTGGACTTTTGAACAAAAATTCTCCGTGCATGAAAGGAGGTGTTTGCAGCAAACGTTATCCAGTTACGCTCATTCAAGAAACTCAAAGAGGTGAAGATGGCTATCCAAAATATAGAAGGCGATCAACAAACGATGGTGGTTTCAAA AAATAA
- the LOC132935899 gene encoding uncharacterized protein LOC132935899, whose translation MSQKGSDHAAFGLGKSDHTDEIKIYESGRYISSSEAAWKILGFYIHDRYPAIIHLDVHLENGQRVYFTANNVAERIENPPTTTLQAFFQICQTDNFARTLLYPQVASYYVWKNKNFVRRKQGQNVEGWPGVKKDTALGRVYTIHPNNVECYHLRLLLHYVKGPTSYSFLKIVNNIEYPTFQATCKALGLLEDDNQWDFALEEAALCRSPNKMRELFSVILIFCHPSDASSLWTKYKDDFSDDIRRQYYRQHLENNITDSELYNKCLVLIEDFVLNLGGNNLKEYGLLTPTRSGGLLENREYLKETSYDLNALQEIVLQNEPSLTEEQRFVYKQTLNSIKLNLGKCIFLDAPGGTGKTHLINILLAKVRSSYGIAIAAASSGIAATLLHGGKTAHSAFKLPLNLNTIEIPTCNINKQSNMANVLKKCKLIVWDESPMSHKKGFEALNNCLKDLRNSNLLMGGVTVLLAGDFRQTLSIVPRGTRANEIAACIKSSYLWPKIEKFSLTKNMRVHLKGDKTAEQFSELLLKIGERKYPECEEKITLPTGLGTVVNTLQELTYKIYPGIENLKEISIDWLCERAILTSKNDTAGEINKILLGSFQAKKMEYRSVNSVLEIDDAVNYPVEFLNSLNPSGFPPHLLTLKIGTPIMLLRNLSPPKLCNGTRLRITDLQKNLIEAQIMTGFAKGESVFIPRIPMIPSDYPFQFKRMQFPVKVCFAMTINKSQGQTLKIAGIDVREDCFSHGQFYVACSRVSMPTNLVILAPTGKTSNVVYREIL comes from the coding sequence aTGTCACAAAAAGGTAGTGATCACGCAGCGTTTGGTTTAGGAAAATCTGACCATAcagatgaaataaaaatatatgaaagtGGCAGGTATATCAGTAGTTCCGAAGCAGCTTGGAAAATTTTAGgtttttatatacacgataggTATCCAGCTATCATTCATCTTGATGTTCACCTAGAAAATGGACAACGTGTCTACTTCACAGCAAATAATGTTGCCGAAAGAATAGAAAATCCACCAACAACAACTCTTCAGGCTTTTTTCCAGATATGTCAAACCGATAATTTTGCAAGAACATTGCTTTATCCACAAGTTGCTTCGTATTATGTGTGgaaaaataagaattttgttAGACGTAAACAAGGCCAGAATGTCGAAGGTTGGCCAGGAGTTAAGAAAGATACAGCTTTGGGTAGAGTTTATACAATCCACCCAAACAATGTTGAATGTTACCATCTTCGTCTTCTTCTTCATTACGTAAAAGGTCCAACATCGTATTCATTTTTGAAGATTGTGAACAATATCGAGTATCCGACATTCCAGGCCACATGTAAAGCACTTGGATTATTAGAAGATGACAATCAGTGGGATTTTGCTTTAGAAGAAGCAGCATTATGTCGTTCACCTAATAAAATGCGAGAACTTTTcagtgtaatattaatattttgccaTCCCTCAGATGCTTCAAGTCTTTGGACTAAGTATAAGGACGATTTTTCAGACGATATTCGGCGACAATATTATAGACAACatctagaaaataatataacagacAGTGAACTTTATAATAAGTGTTTGGTATTAATTGAAGACTTTGTTTTGAATCTAGGTGGAAATAACTTAAAAGAATATGGTTTGCTAACTCCTACAAGATCTGGTGGACTTTTAGAAAATAgagaatatttaaaagaaacaaGCTATGATTTAAATGCTTTACAGGAAATTGTTTTGCAGAATGAACCCTCTTTGACTGAGGAACAGAGGTTTGTTTACAAACAAACTTTAAAtagtatcaaattaaatttaggaaaatgtatatttttagacgCTCCTGGCGGAACTGGTAAAACTCACTTAATCAATATACTTTTGGCTAAAGTAAGAAGCTCATATGGGATTGCAATTGCAGCTGCATCATCAGGAATTGCTGCTACGCTTTTACATGGAGGAAAAACTGCTCATTCTGCTTTCAAGTTGCCACTCAATCTGAACACCATCGAGATTCCAACgtgcaatattaataaacaatctaATATGGCAAATGTTCTGAAAAAATGCAAGCTCATAGTTTGGGATGAAAGTCCAATGTCTCATAAGAAAGGCTTTGAAGCTTTAAACAACTGTCTGAAGGATCtaagaaattcaaatttattaatggGAGGAGTCACAGTACTGCTGGCTGGAGACTTTCGACAAACTCTATCAATCGTACCCAGAGGAACTCGAGCTAATGAAATCGCAGCATGCATCAAGTCTTCATATTTGTGgcctaaaatagaaaaattttcTTTGACCAAAAATATGCGAGTACATTTAAAAGGAGACAAGACTGCTGAACAGTTTTCTGAGCTACTCTTAAAAATAGGAGAAAGAAAATATCCAGAATGTGAAGAAAAAATTACTTTGCCGACAGGATTAGGTACTGTTGTTAATACTTTACAAGAacttacatacaaaatatatcctGGCATCGAAAACCTCAAAGAAATATCAATAGACTGGTTATGTGAGAGGGCCATTTTGACATCAAAAAATGATACAGCAggagaaataaacaaaatattattgggcTCTTTTCAAGCAAAAAAAATGGAATACAGATCGGTGAATTCGGTGCTGGAAATAGATGATGCAGTTAATTATCCCGTAGAATTTCTCAATTCACTCAACCCTTCTGGATTCCCACCacatttattaacattaaaaattggtACTCCTATAATGCTTCTAAGAAATCTTAGCCCACCAAAATTGTGCAATGGGACTCGTCTACGTATTACTGATCTTCAAAAAAATCTGATAGAAGCTCAAATTATGACTGGATTTGCAAAAGGTGAATCAGTTTTTATTCCTCGCATACCAATGATACCATCAGATTATCCATTCCAATTTAAGAGAATGCAGTTTCCTGTCAAAGTATGTTTTGCtatgacaataaataaatcacaagGACAAACCTTGAAAATTGCAGGGATCGATGTAAGAGAAGATTGTTTTTCACATGGGCAATTTTATGTGGCATGCTCCAGAGTCAGTATGCCcacaaatttagttattttggcACCAACAGGAAAAACATCAAATGTGGTTTATAGAGAAATTTTGTAA